One genomic region from Caldisericum sp. encodes:
- a CDS encoding DUF3160 domain-containing protein, with protein MKKVILYAIILALVVSLVGVSVYFALHKNANEVANNGNTQNPSNGQQGNGGNSQNGTITQEQPGQGENQGGGTNTQQKIEFVMSKSFEAKTTPIEFTINPHAKQYALPLSLSNILNLKTIQGKITVGATALNILKKNGFVVIETPKEIGDMKISTRYVQYPETISPKEDFFSYYLALQEKEIPVYITTDSILHFYHIFFERTLIDFEKNVFAQYIKDLTDYFYNENLKRYKNTDDPIIKEVAKRNLAFFGVAELLQDPNFRVDASVKDLVEQELALINKHNGFENSKIFLYKEDYSQYIPRGHYTESETLKSYFKTLMWYGRMTFLLNGSSQIQEGESECGFYDGIISIYDAKIQTLQGLFISYDFLKSEDAQNKWSTIYEITSFLVGFSDDITPYEYARILNGFLKDNSSEKDIISQFDTIKAELQKLRDPQIYSGLGACEMPMPCPPLSKEDIEHLKETNLKLLKETKGMRLLGQRFTIDSYLFSRIVSPFSGEYTGEKTPLPITNLPFTYTWYDKYKDSEENRPFTWVKTSVEGCKGREVRGFPRGLDLMALLGSDRAFELLKAEGDTNYSDYDKVFNELKSYIDNLPKDEWNKTLYNKWLDVLTSLFLKEVQGLPTFMKTNAYADKLLQTALSSWTELRHDTVLYVKQSYVMAEKGEGGPEEKPYPGYVEPVPEFYIKLIELTRLTKDGLQKIEDKTTDGKIKDTLQWKMYALDDIDTLLQKLLNIVKKELENAPLDDTDYYTVKGIGEYFDTATQMLFSGETDIDLIKPTLVTDVHTDGNTKIVLEEGLGYINTILVACPDEKGNIHLAVGPVFSYYEFKYPMENRLTDEQWRSMLKEGKIPPKPKWISNFSN; from the coding sequence ATGAAAAAAGTAATTTTGTATGCAATCATTTTGGCGCTTGTTGTGTCACTTGTGGGTGTATCAGTCTATTTTGCTTTACACAAAAATGCTAATGAGGTTGCAAACAATGGAAATACCCAAAATCCCTCAAATGGACAACAGGGAAACGGCGGAAACTCACAGAACGGAACGATCACACAGGAACAGCCCGGGCAAGGTGAAAACCAAGGGGGTGGAACGAACACACAACAAAAAATTGAGTTTGTGATGAGCAAATCTTTTGAAGCAAAGACAACACCAATTGAATTTACAATAAATCCACACGCAAAACAATATGCACTTCCTCTAAGCCTTTCCAATATCCTCAATCTCAAAACAATTCAAGGGAAAATAACTGTTGGAGCAACTGCACTTAATATCCTTAAGAAGAACGGCTTTGTTGTAATAGAAACGCCAAAGGAAATAGGAGATATGAAGATCTCGACAAGGTATGTTCAGTATCCTGAAACAATTTCTCCAAAGGAAGATTTCTTTTCATACTACCTTGCGCTTCAGGAAAAGGAAATCCCAGTTTACATAACTACTGACTCCATTCTCCACTTCTACCATATCTTTTTTGAGAGGACACTTATCGATTTTGAGAAGAATGTCTTTGCTCAGTATATAAAAGACCTCACGGATTATTTCTACAATGAAAACCTCAAAAGATACAAGAATACGGATGACCCTATTATAAAAGAAGTTGCAAAAAGAAACCTTGCATTCTTTGGAGTAGCGGAGTTACTTCAAGATCCAAATTTCCGTGTCGATGCAAGCGTAAAAGACCTTGTAGAACAAGAATTAGCGCTCATCAATAAACATAATGGTTTCGAGAACTCAAAAATATTCCTCTATAAGGAAGATTACTCTCAATATATACCACGGGGGCATTACACGGAGTCAGAAACTCTAAAATCATACTTCAAAACTCTTATGTGGTATGGAAGGATGACTTTCCTACTTAATGGCTCTTCACAAATACAAGAGGGGGAATCAGAATGCGGCTTTTATGATGGAATCATTTCTATTTATGATGCAAAAATTCAAACTTTACAGGGGTTATTCATATCATACGATTTTCTTAAATCTGAAGATGCACAGAATAAGTGGTCAACAATTTACGAAATCACATCTTTTCTTGTAGGATTCTCAGACGACATAACGCCTTACGAATATGCTCGTATCTTAAATGGATTTCTTAAAGACAATTCAAGTGAAAAGGATATAATATCGCAATTTGATACAATAAAAGCTGAACTTCAAAAACTAAGGGATCCTCAAATCTATAGCGGTTTAGGCGCCTGTGAGATGCCAATGCCTTGCCCTCCATTAAGCAAGGAAGACATCGAACATCTTAAAGAAACAAATCTAAAACTTCTTAAAGAGACAAAAGGTATGAGACTACTTGGACAAAGATTCACAATCGATTCTTATCTTTTCTCAAGGATTGTCTCGCCCTTTTCGGGCGAATACACAGGGGAGAAAACTCCTCTTCCCATAACTAACCTTCCTTTTACTTACACCTGGTATGACAAGTATAAAGACTCAGAAGAAAACAGACCGTTTACCTGGGTAAAAACATCTGTAGAGGGATGTAAGGGACGAGAAGTAAGAGGATTCCCAAGAGGGCTCGACCTTATGGCATTACTTGGCTCTGATAGAGCATTTGAATTACTGAAGGCCGAGGGGGACACAAACTACTCAGACTATGATAAAGTCTTTAACGAACTTAAAAGTTATATAGATAATTTACCGAAAGACGAGTGGAATAAAACCCTCTACAACAAGTGGCTTGATGTCCTTACATCACTTTTCTTGAAGGAAGTGCAAGGGCTCCCAACTTTTATGAAAACAAATGCATATGCTGATAAACTTCTTCAAACGGCTCTGTCATCGTGGACTGAATTAAGGCACGATACAGTCCTTTATGTAAAGCAGAGTTATGTAATGGCAGAAAAAGGCGAAGGCGGTCCTGAAGAAAAACCCTACCCAGGCTATGTTGAACCAGTCCCTGAATTCTACATAAAACTCATTGAATTAACACGCCTCACAAAAGATGGGCTTCAAAAGATAGAAGATAAAACAACAGATGGAAAAATTAAGGACACGCTACAGTGGAAAATGTATGCACTTGATGACATTGATACCTTGCTTCAAAAGCTCCTTAACATTGTAAAAAAGGAACTTGAGAATGCCCCTCTTGATGACACTGACTATTATACAGTTAAAGGCATCGGTGAATATTTTGATACAGCGACTCAGATGTTATTCTCAGGAGAAACTGATATTGACCTTATAAAGCCAACGCTCGTAACGGATGTTCATACGGATGGGAATACAAAGATCGTTCTTGAAGAAGGATTGGGCTATATAAATACAATTCTTGTTGCATGCCCTGATGAAAAAGGAAACATACATCTTGCGGTTGGTCCTGTGTTTTCTTACTATGAGTTTAAGTATCCTATGGAAAATAGGCTTACTGATGAACAATGGCGAAGTATGTTAAAAGAAGGGAAAATTCCTCCGAAACCAAAATGGATAAGCAATTTTTCAAATTAA
- the amrB gene encoding AmmeMemoRadiSam system protein B — protein MAKYVKRRENSSETKMDKQFFKLIIFALIAISTILILKPAYISAPEIVEPKILGGVVPHHLVAKDVIEDFYKRISSEVAKPKIVVILSPDHFGKCTSEGVSFITSESQFLDFKVATDEINILKKQFNIKEDNTAIYLDHGIANHLPFIKEYFGESLILPILVSPKVTMDEAKNFASLLNSTLPVDTFVIASVDFSHYLPKEIEDVHDKKSIRVLTNFVENEFPTIDVDSWQSLYILRYISILRGYGDYEILAHKNAQDYSKEYLTSSTSYVSCIFKKGKLSHQNNEPTTLSFVGDIMLDRGVYQKILSNSYFYPFYYIEQAFRGIDLAVGNLEGPIAYKKVNFERGSLRFCFDKDVIQTLQYAHFNALSLANNHTDNMGLNGISQTKEILQKGGIDFFGEPTNFKNSRIIEKNGVVLVGFNATYPFNLDEVSEWIRDIKESHENSFVIMVMHFGEEYIGKSTYSDRYLAHTLIDAGADLIIGSHPHVVKDIELYESKKRNIKTLIFYSLGNFVFDQYFSKETQEGLIVFVTKYGKSFEFTIEPVSLTESQPKLMKENDRINFLNDLANKSSDVIKEQIKNGKITLTIDY, from the coding sequence ATGGCGAAGTATGTTAAAAGAAGGGAAAATTCCTCCGAAACCAAAATGGATAAGCAATTTTTCAAATTAATAATCTTTGCTCTTATTGCAATTTCAACAATACTAATTTTAAAGCCTGCTTATATATCGGCTCCTGAAATTGTTGAGCCGAAGATATTAGGCGGCGTTGTTCCACACCATCTTGTAGCAAAGGATGTAATTGAAGACTTTTACAAGCGCATTTCAAGTGAAGTTGCAAAGCCGAAAATTGTCGTCATCCTTTCACCTGACCACTTTGGGAAATGCACTTCCGAAGGCGTTTCATTCATCACTTCAGAATCGCAATTTCTCGATTTTAAAGTTGCAACCGATGAAATTAATATCCTTAAAAAGCAATTTAACATTAAAGAGGATAATACTGCGATTTATTTAGACCATGGGATTGCAAATCATCTTCCATTCATTAAAGAATATTTTGGCGAAAGCCTAATACTACCAATTCTTGTAAGTCCTAAGGTTACAATGGATGAAGCAAAAAATTTTGCATCACTTTTGAATAGCACACTTCCTGTTGACACTTTTGTTATTGCAAGTGTAGATTTTTCGCACTATCTTCCCAAAGAAATTGAGGATGTCCACGATAAGAAAAGCATAAGAGTACTTACAAATTTTGTAGAAAACGAATTTCCAACAATCGATGTTGACTCGTGGCAAAGTTTGTACATCTTAAGATACATTTCAATCCTAAGAGGCTATGGCGATTACGAAATCCTTGCGCACAAAAACGCCCAGGACTATTCAAAAGAATACCTCACAAGTTCAACATCCTATGTGAGCTGTATTTTCAAGAAAGGCAAATTATCTCATCAAAACAATGAACCCACTACTCTTTCTTTTGTAGGTGATATTATGCTTGATAGGGGTGTATATCAAAAAATTTTATCAAATTCATATTTCTACCCATTTTACTATATTGAACAGGCGTTTAGAGGCATTGACTTAGCAGTCGGAAACCTTGAAGGACCAATTGCCTATAAAAAAGTAAATTTCGAAAGAGGCTCTTTGAGATTCTGCTTCGATAAAGATGTTATTCAAACGCTACAGTACGCTCACTTCAATGCACTTTCTCTTGCAAACAACCACACCGATAATATGGGTTTAAACGGCATCTCCCAAACTAAGGAAATTCTACAAAAAGGTGGCATTGACTTTTTTGGTGAACCAACTAACTTTAAAAATTCACGCATTATAGAGAAAAACGGTGTTGTTTTAGTGGGATTTAACGCAACATATCCCTTTAATCTCGATGAAGTTTCGGAATGGATAAGAGATATAAAAGAAAGCCACGAAAATAGTTTTGTTATCATGGTCATGCATTTTGGAGAAGAGTATATTGGAAAAAGCACTTATAGTGATAGGTATCTTGCGCATACACTTATTGATGCCGGTGCAGACCTCATTATAGGAAGCCATCCCCATGTTGTGAAAGATATCGAATTGTATGAATCAAAAAAACGAAACATCAAAACCCTTATATTTTATTCGCTTGGGAATTTCGTTTTCGACCAGTATTTTTCAAAAGAAACACAGGAAGGCTTGATCGTTTTTGTAACAAAATACGGAAAATCATTTGAATTTACCATAGAGCCCGTTTCATTAACAGAATCGCAACCAAAACTTATGAAAGAAAACGATAGAATTAACTTTCTTAACGATCTTGCAAACAAGTCAAGCGATGTAATAAAAGAGCAAATAAAGAACGGAAAGATCACGCTAACAATTGACTATTAA
- a CDS encoding FAD binding domain-containing protein, with protein sequence MLKLKNVEECFYPKTLEEAIAILREKGDKAKVVGGGLHLTVFPNPQVEYFIFLDNLGLNYIREENGTVSIGATVTINNAAKSDLIKGLFSGNLSSALSLIASELLRNQITFGGSVAQREPYSDISTILLALDAEVVYFDGSEHTEKIDEFFETDFRAKLKDAIIKEVRFKKFDSSYKFGMERHVRNATDITLLNMAMLAQIEENKIKDIIVSYGSRPMPAIRFKALEDFLKGKDLNEAVKEVYNFAKENADVKGDIRRDEQYRRELTGVFAKRLLESFGR encoded by the coding sequence CTAAAACGCTTGAAGAAGCAATTGCAATTTTAAGAGAAAAAGGTGATAAAGCAAAGGTGGTTGGTGGTGGATTACATCTAACTGTATTCCCAAACCCCCAGGTCGAGTACTTTATCTTCCTTGATAACCTTGGTTTAAACTACATTAGGGAGGAAAACGGTACAGTTTCAATTGGCGCAACAGTAACAATAAATAACGCCGCAAAATCAGATTTAATTAAGGGACTTTTTAGTGGCAACTTATCCAGTGCTTTGTCTTTAATTGCATCGGAACTATTAAGAAATCAGATTACTTTCGGAGGATCTGTTGCTCAAAGGGAACCCTATTCAGACATTTCAACAATACTTCTTGCTCTCGATGCAGAGGTAGTTTACTTTGATGGAAGTGAACACACAGAGAAGATAGATGAATTTTTCGAAACTGACTTCAGGGCAAAACTCAAAGATGCTATCATCAAAGAAGTAAGATTCAAGAAGTTTGATTCCTCCTACAAATTCGGAATGGAAAGGCATGTAAGGAATGCAACTGACATTACCCTTCTTAATATGGCTATGCTTGCTCAAATTGAAGAGAACAAGATAAAAGATATTATTGTAAGTTATGGTTCAAGGCCAATGCCTGCTATAAGGTTTAAAGCCCTTGAAGATTTCCTAAAAGGGAAAGACTTAAACGAGGCAGTGAAAGAAGTCTATAATTTTGCAAAAGAAAACGCTGATGTGAAAGGCGATATAAGAAGAGACGAGCAATATAGAAGAGAACTTACAGGCGTATTTGCTAAAAGATTGCTTGAATCATTTGGGAGGTAG
- a CDS encoding (2Fe-2S)-binding protein, whose amino-acid sequence MKVHYKINGKDYEFDIHPGKVLLDVLRENGFTEVKGNCYMGTCGACTVLINGTPKTSCTVLAAQINGAEITTVKGLGDILNPHPLQKAFVEKGAVQCGYCTPGTILAAYALLKENPNPTDEDIKKAIDGNLCRCTGYVQQVEAIKYAITLLKEGK is encoded by the coding sequence ATGAAAGTTCACTACAAAATTAACGGCAAGGATTACGAATTTGACATCCATCCTGGTAAAGTCCTTTTAGATGTCCTAAGAGAAAATGGCTTTACTGAGGTAAAAGGGAATTGCTACATGGGGACATGTGGTGCATGTACGGTACTTATAAATGGCACTCCTAAAACAAGTTGCACTGTACTTGCAGCTCAGATAAACGGTGCAGAAATTACAACAGTAAAAGGCTTGGGAGATATTTTAAATCCGCATCCACTTCAAAAAGCATTTGTTGAGAAAGGAGCAGTCCAGTGTGGTTACTGCACTCCCGGGACAATTCTTGCAGCATATGCACTGCTAAAGGAGAATCCAAATCCAACTGATGAGGATATAAAGAAAGCAATTGATGGGAATCTCTGTAGATGCACAGGATATGTTCAGCAGGTTGAGGCAATTAAGTATGCGATAACACTTCTTAAGGAGGGGAAATAA
- the argR gene encoding arginine repressor: protein MKNYEKRLRLIREILQREKVKSEKELQELLLRNHIKVTQATIARDFKKLNVVKVRDENGFYYTILKEEKENLGSSLKIAFKNFVKGIDSEENLILIFTSPGNASGVANIIDSMHIEGVVGTVAGDDTILVVTRKEKTQEVIEKFKSYI from the coding sequence ATGAAAAATTATGAAAAAAGATTAAGGCTTATACGGGAAATTTTACAGAGAGAAAAAGTAAAAAGTGAAAAAGAACTCCAGGAACTACTTTTAAGAAATCACATAAAAGTAACACAAGCAACAATTGCAAGAGATTTCAAAAAACTAAATGTTGTAAAGGTTAGAGATGAAAATGGATTTTATTACACAATTCTTAAAGAAGAAAAGGAAAATCTGGGGAGTAGCCTAAAAATTGCATTTAAGAACTTCGTGAAGGGAATTGACTCAGAAGAAAATTTGATTCTAATTTTTACTTCTCCAGGTAATGCAAGTGGTGTTGCAAACATCATCGACAGCATGCATATTGAAGGAGTTGTGGGAACAGTAGCAGGTGACGACACAATTCTTGTAGTAACAAGAAAAGAGAAAACACAGGAAGTTATTGAAAAATTCAAATCATACATTTAA
- a CDS encoding phosphoenolpyruvate carboxykinase (GTP): protein MENILKEKLDEKSLEKLEKINNPKVFEFITKYALHCNPKNIFVSDGSPEDIDFIRKKALGDGEEMPLKIKGHTVHFDSYYDQGRDKKNTKILVDEGEYLDPVIETGPRGPLTEEVHEIMKNIMDGRTMYILFYVLGPENSPFTIPAVQLTDSPYVAHSENILYRQGYNEFVRQGEKLTRFFKFVHSEGELDERKTSKNLDKRRVYIDLKDEIVYSCNTQYGGNTIGLKKLAMRLAIKRASTEGWLTEHMLLMGVTGPNDRVSYFTGAFPSMCGKTSTAMLKGEKIVGDDISYIREIGGVARAVNVEKGMFGIIEGINSKDDPIQWKALHSENEIIFSNVLVLEDGSVYWNGHDGPVPEKGINHSGVWYKGKKDENGKEIPPSHPNARFTLHLEVLENVDENLHNPAGVEVSGIIYGGRDSDTWNPVCEAFNWEHGIVLKGASIESETTAATLGKVGVRAFNPMSNLDFLSIPIGKYIEINLEFGKKLKKTPKIFGVNYFLKDANGRFLNEKNDKKVWLKWMERRVHDEVMALKTPVGLMPLYEDLKMLFKQYLSKDYSYEDYVKQFTLRVNENLAKIERLRNIYSELKFVPTRVFELYSEEEERLKEAKAKFGDYIAPDKFEVVE from the coding sequence ATGGAAAACATTTTAAAAGAAAAATTGGATGAAAAGAGTCTTGAGAAGTTAGAGAAAATTAACAATCCTAAAGTTTTTGAGTTTATTACTAAGTATGCTTTGCACTGTAATCCAAAAAACATCTTTGTATCTGATGGGAGCCCTGAGGACATCGATTTTATAAGAAAAAAGGCGCTCGGTGATGGTGAAGAGATGCCTTTAAAAATTAAGGGGCACACAGTTCATTTTGATTCTTACTACGACCAGGGAAGGGACAAGAAAAATACAAAGATTCTTGTTGATGAGGGTGAATACCTTGACCCTGTTATAGAGACTGGCCCAAGAGGTCCTCTTACGGAAGAAGTTCACGAAATTATGAAAAACATAATGGATGGAAGGACTATGTACATACTTTTTTATGTCCTTGGTCCTGAGAATTCCCCTTTTACAATTCCTGCAGTTCAACTTACAGATTCTCCCTATGTTGCTCACTCTGAAAACATTCTCTACAGGCAGGGTTATAATGAGTTTGTAAGGCAAGGCGAAAAACTTACAAGATTTTTCAAATTTGTCCACTCCGAAGGTGAACTTGATGAGAGAAAAACTTCAAAGAATCTCGACAAGAGAAGAGTGTATATTGACTTAAAAGATGAGATTGTTTATTCCTGCAATACACAATACGGAGGGAACACTATTGGCTTGAAGAAGTTAGCCATGCGCCTTGCTATAAAAAGGGCCTCAACTGAGGGATGGCTTACAGAACATATGCTCCTTATGGGAGTTACAGGTCCGAACGATAGGGTTTCATATTTTACTGGTGCATTCCCTTCAATGTGTGGTAAGACTTCAACTGCGATGCTTAAAGGAGAGAAAATTGTTGGCGATGATATTTCTTATATAAGGGAAATTGGTGGCGTTGCAAGGGCTGTTAATGTTGAAAAGGGGATGTTTGGAATTATCGAGGGCATAAATTCAAAGGATGACCCGATTCAGTGGAAAGCGCTTCACAGCGAAAATGAAATTATATTCTCAAATGTTTTAGTGCTTGAAGATGGATCTGTTTATTGGAACGGTCACGATGGACCAGTTCCTGAAAAAGGAATAAACCACTCAGGTGTATGGTACAAAGGCAAAAAAGATGAAAACGGAAAAGAAATTCCGCCGTCACATCCAAATGCTCGATTTACCTTGCACCTTGAAGTTTTGGAAAATGTTGATGAGAACCTGCATAATCCCGCAGGAGTTGAAGTTTCAGGGATAATTTATGGTGGAAGAGATTCTGATACCTGGAATCCTGTTTGCGAAGCGTTCAACTGGGAGCATGGAATTGTCCTTAAAGGGGCTTCAATTGAATCAGAGACAACTGCAGCAACGCTTGGCAAAGTTGGCGTAAGAGCATTTAACCCTATGTCTAACCTTGATTTCCTTTCAATCCCAATTGGCAAGTATATTGAGATTAACCTCGAATTTGGGAAGAAACTAAAAAAGACTCCCAAGATTTTTGGTGTGAACTACTTCCTCAAGGATGCTAATGGTCGTTTCCTTAATGAGAAAAATGACAAGAAGGTGTGGCTCAAGTGGATGGAAAGAAGAGTCCATGATGAAGTAATGGCTCTCAAGACACCTGTTGGTTTGATGCCGCTATATGAAGACCTGAAGATGCTTTTTAAACAATATCTTAGCAAGGACTATTCTTATGAGGATTATGTTAAGCAATTCACACTTCGAGTAAATGAAAACCTTGCAAAAATCGAAAGATTAAGAAATATCTACTCAGAATTGAAGTTTGTCCCTACTCGTGTATTCGAACTATACAGCGAAGAAGAGGAAAGGCTTAAAGAAGCAAAGGCAAAGTTTGGAGATTACATAGCACCTGATAAGTTTGAGGTAGTTGAGTGA
- a CDS encoding molybdopterin-dependent oxidoreductase yields the protein MEKQVIGKNVEKIDALALATGQPVYADDIKLPNTLHIKFLYSPHANAIIEDIDTTEAEKLPGVHMVLTYKNTPQVYHTTAGQGWPEPSPYDTCMFNQHVRFVGDRVAAVAAESEEIALEALKLIKVKYNVLPAVFDPEEAMKEGAPIIHEENPQGTYDAKRNLVAHIEVKAGDVEKGFEEADVVVEHTFETQFAQHCPIETHATISYLDENGRIVIRSSTQVPFHVRRIVAQVLGIPVSQIRVIKPRIGGGFGSKQEIILEEVCAFVTMKTGRPARAVYTREEEFISSRTRHPMKITVKIGAKKDGRFTAIKMYALSNTGAYGTHGLTVASNTGSKTLPLYNKAPNVEFVADVVYTNLPVPGAYRGYGATQGYACLEQTVDMVAEKLGLDPIAIRKINHIRKGETSPIFEALGEGREGVVQYIESEAVDKLLELGAKEIGFYEKWGKKVRNGSKVRGVGMSLHMQGSGIPKIDMGSASIKLNEDGSVNVLYGGTDIGTGLDTVVAQIVGEVLGIDPKKVIVYPSDTDITPFDKGAYASSGTFISGSAVYNTALKLRDQILEVAKDMFGEQDSKDYILKDGFVISPRSGKRVSLSEIAYDTFYVKKQKQIMAVGSFVSESSPPPFAAHFVEIEVDEETGVITPIKYVAAVDCGVVINPELTKGQIIGAIVNGIGYALTEEYKFGENGKVLNPNFMEYRIPSSRDIPEIVPILVETYEPTGPLGAKSVSEININGPIPAIGNALYDALGIRLGSSPYTPDKVLKALKEKRK from the coding sequence ATGGAAAAGCAAGTAATTGGGAAAAATGTTGAAAAAATTGATGCTCTTGCTCTTGCAACAGGACAACCAGTTTATGCTGACGATATAAAACTTCCAAATACGCTTCACATAAAATTCCTTTATTCACCTCACGCAAATGCAATTATTGAAGACATTGACACAACGGAAGCAGAAAAACTTCCTGGCGTTCATATGGTTTTAACATACAAGAACACTCCGCAGGTTTACCACACTACAGCAGGACAGGGATGGCCAGAACCATCTCCATACGATACCTGTATGTTCAATCAACATGTAAGGTTTGTTGGTGATAGAGTTGCAGCTGTTGCTGCAGAATCAGAGGAGATTGCGTTAGAGGCACTCAAACTCATAAAGGTTAAATATAATGTGCTTCCTGCAGTGTTTGATCCAGAAGAAGCGATGAAAGAAGGAGCACCGATAATTCACGAGGAAAACCCTCAAGGCACTTACGATGCAAAAAGGAACCTGGTTGCTCATATCGAAGTCAAAGCAGGCGATGTTGAGAAAGGTTTCGAAGAAGCAGATGTTGTTGTTGAGCACACATTTGAAACGCAATTTGCTCAGCACTGCCCCATAGAAACTCACGCAACAATATCTTATCTTGATGAGAATGGAAGAATAGTTATAAGGTCTTCCACACAGGTACCATTCCATGTAAGAAGAATCGTTGCACAGGTTTTAGGAATCCCGGTATCGCAAATAAGAGTAATTAAGCCAAGGATTGGCGGAGGATTTGGAAGCAAACAAGAGATAATCCTCGAAGAAGTCTGCGCATTTGTAACAATGAAAACTGGAAGACCAGCAAGAGCAGTATATACAAGAGAAGAAGAGTTTATTTCATCAAGGACAAGACACCCAATGAAAATAACAGTAAAAATTGGTGCAAAGAAGGATGGAAGATTTACTGCTATAAAGATGTATGCATTAAGCAATACAGGCGCATACGGCACACACGGGCTTACTGTTGCTTCGAACACTGGCTCAAAAACACTACCACTTTATAATAAAGCACCAAATGTTGAATTTGTAGCAGATGTCGTCTATACGAACCTCCCGGTGCCAGGCGCATACAGAGGGTATGGTGCAACACAGGGTTATGCATGCCTTGAACAAACGGTTGATATGGTTGCAGAAAAACTTGGATTAGATCCAATTGCAATAAGAAAAATAAACCACATAAGAAAAGGCGAAACTTCCCCAATATTTGAGGCACTTGGAGAGGGAAGGGAAGGTGTCGTCCAGTACATTGAAAGCGAAGCGGTTGATAAACTTCTCGAGTTAGGCGCAAAGGAAATTGGCTTCTATGAAAAATGGGGCAAAAAAGTGAGAAATGGCTCAAAAGTTAGAGGTGTGGGCATGTCGCTGCATATGCAGGGCTCTGGTATTCCAAAAATCGATATGGGCTCTGCATCAATCAAGTTGAATGAGGATGGTTCTGTTAATGTCCTTTACGGTGGAACTGATATTGGAACAGGACTTGACACTGTTGTTGCACAAATCGTGGGCGAAGTACTTGGAATTGATCCTAAGAAGGTCATCGTCTATCCCTCAGATACAGATATCACTCCTTTTGATAAAGGCGCTTACGCATCCTCGGGCACATTCATCTCTGGAAGTGCAGTCTATAATACCGCTCTCAAATTAAGAGACCAGATCCTAGAAGTTGCAAAAGATATGTTTGGGGAACAGGATAGCAAAGATTACATACTTAAAGATGGATTTGTTATCTCGCCAAGGAGTGGAAAACGTGTAAGCCTTTCAGAAATTGCATACGATACATTCTATGTAAAGAAACAAAAACAGATAATGGCTGTTGGTTCATTTGTATCTGAATCTTCACCACCACCATTTGCAGCTCACTTTGTAGAAATTGAGGTTGATGAGGAAACCGGCGTTATCACACCAATTAAATATGTAGCAGCGGTTGATTGCGGTGTTGTTATAAACCCCGAACTTACAAAAGGACAGATAATAGGTGCAATTGTAAATGGTATTGGATATGCACTGACTGAAGAGTACAAGTTCGGAGAAAATGGCAAGGTTCTCAATCCTAACTTTATGGAGTATAGGATCCCATCCTCAAGAGATATTCCTGAGATTGTTCCAATACTTGTTGAAACATACGAGCCTACAGGTCCACTCGGCGCAAAATCAGTTTCAGAGATTAATATAAATGGTCCAATCCCTGCAATTGGTAACGCACTTTATGATGCACTCGGAATAAGGCTCGGAAGTTCACCATACACACCTGATAAGGTTCTAAAGGCATTAAAAGAAAAAAGAAAATAA
- a CDS encoding arsenate reductase ArsC: protein MKKKVLFVCTHNSARSQMAEAFLNALYGERFEAYSAGTHPGKLNPYVVRAIQEIGIDISNNRTKSVQEFKGTRFDYVVTVCDQAKEECPYFPGALQYIHQGFEDPSTFTGTEEEIMGRVRKVRDEIEQWVMQTFKNL from the coding sequence ATGAAGAAAAAGGTTTTGTTTGTTTGCACGCACAATTCAGCAAGGTCACAAATGGCAGAAGCATTTCTAAATGCCCTTTATGGAGAGCGATTTGAAGCTTACTCTGCAGGAACTCATCCAGGTAAGTTGAACCCTTATGTAGTAAGGGCGATACAGGAAATTGGAATTGACATCTCGAATAACAGGACAAAGTCAGTTCAGGAATTCAAAGGAACAAGATTTGATTATGTTGTTACTGTTTGCGATCAGGCAAAAGAAGAGTGCCCATATTTCCCTGGTGCGCTTCAATACATTCACCAGGGTTTTGAGGACCCATCTACATTTACAGGAACAGAAGAGGAAATAATGGGGAGAGTTAGAAAAGTTAGGGACGAGATAGAGCAGTGGGTTATGCAGACATTTAAGAATCTATAA